AGACGAACAGCGTGCCGCTACGCCGATGCAGCCCCGCACCCTTCGCCGCGTACAGCGCCACGTACCCCGTGACGATCGCCACCATGCCGGCCGTGACGTGCAGCAGCAGCGGCGCCTGCACCGACCAGCCGCCCGACCCGAGCGTGACGCGCGGACCTGCCAGGACTGCCATCATGTTCGCGACCTCCGGAGTGGGTCATTCCGCCCGCAGCGCGACGGCGGGGTCGACGTGCGCGGCGCGCGCCGCGGGAAGCCAGCACGCGGCGACGCCGACGGCGACGAGGACGAGCGCGACGCCGACGAGCGTCACCGGGTCGTGCGGCGTCACGCCGAACAGCATGCTCGACATCGCGCGCGTCGCGGCGAGCGCGCCGAGCACGCCGACCGCCACGCCCACGCCGAGCAGCGCGCCGCCCTCGCCGAGCACCATGCGATAGACGCGTCCCGGGTTCGCGCCGAGGCTCATGCGGATCGCGATCTCCGCCACGCGCGCGCTCACCGAGAACGCCAGCACGCCCGCGATGCCGACCATCGCGATGATCAGCGCGAGCGCGCCGAACGACGCGATGAACAGCGCGTTCAGTCGACGCGGCGCCACGGTCTTGTCGCGCAGCGCCTCGAGCGTCGCGACGTTCTCCACGAGCTGCCGCGGGCTCACGTCGCGCACGGCGCGCAGGATCGTGCGCTGCAGCGTCTCGGGATCGCCCGTCGTGCGCACGACGAGCGCGCCGCCGAGGATCGCCTCCTGCGCGAACGGCATGTACAGCGTCGGCGTCTCGCCGCCGTCGAGCCCGCGGTCGCGCGTGTCGCCGACGACGCCGACCACCGTGCGCCAGTCGCCGGAGAACGGCGTGAACTTCAGGACCGCGCCCGTGAGCGCGACGTGCTGTCCGAGCGGGTCGCGGTCGCCGAACAGCTCGCGCGCGAGCGACCGGCTCACGATGACCACGGCCGCCGTGCCGCGCGCGTCGGTCGTCGCGAACGGACGCCCGGCGAGCATCGGGATGCCGGCAGCGGTGAAGTACTTGCCGTCGACCATGCGGAGCGCCGGGTGCGGCGTCGGCCGGTCGGGCGGCAGCGCGACGCTCTCCGCCTTCACGTCGAAGTCGATGATGGGTGAGCGCAGCGGCGGCGCGGATCCCACCGACGCGAGCTCGACGCCGGGGAGCGCGGCGACCCGGTCGCGCATGCGCTCGTAGCGCGCGAGGTTCTCGGGCTGACGCATCACCTGCTTCAGCAGATCGCCGTCGAGCGGCAGCTCCATCGTGAGGACGTGCGCGGCGCGCACGCCGGTGTCGACCGATGCGAGCTTCGTGAGCGTGCGCGCGAGCAGCCCCGCGCCGGTGAGCAGCACCATGCACACCGCGAGCTGCGCGACGACGAGCGACTGCTGGAAGCGCTGCCGCCCGCGGTCGAGCGTCACGCGGCGGCCCGCCGGCGCGAGCGACGCGGCGAGCGTGCGCGCGCCGCCGATGCGCGGCACGAACGACAGCGCGATCGCCACCGCGACGCTCGTCGCCAGCCCCACGGCGAGCACCACGCCGTCGACGCGGATCTCGGCGGCGCGCGGCGAGAGCTGCGCGGCGAACGCGACGAGCAGCTTCACGCCGGCGAACGCGACGAGCACGCCGAGCGCGCCGCCGGTGAGCGCGAGCGCGAGGTTCTCCACGAGCAGCAGCCGGCGCAGCCGTCCGCGTCCCGCGCCGAGCGCGGCGCGCACGAGCATCTCGCGCTCGCGGTCCACGCCGCGCATGAGCGTGAGGTTGGAGACGTTCGCGCACGCGATGAGCAGCACGAACGCCGCGGCACCCATGAGCAGCCACACCGTGAGCGACGCGCGCGCGTTCACCGCCTGCTTGAGCGGCGACACCGCGATGGTGTAGTGCGACGCCTGCGCGTACGCCTCGGGATGGTCGTGCCGCGCGCGCGCCGCGAGCCGCTCGATGTCGAGCCGCGCCTGCTCCACCGTGGCGCCGGGCGCGAGCCGGCCGAACAGCTCCGTCATGCGGTGCGAGCGGTCCGTCACCATCGTCGCGCTGAGATGGTGCGGGCTCACGACCGTGTTCACGAACACGTCGGTGCGCTGCGGGTAGCTCGGCGCGGGCTGCGCGACGCCGACGATCGTCGTCACGATGTCGTTCAGCCGCACCGTGCGTCCGACGATGCCGGCATCGCCGCCGAAGTGCTCCATCCAGTACGGGTACGAGAGCACCGCGACGGGGGCCGCGGCGGGGCCGTCGTCGCGCGGCGTGGTGAGGCGGCCGACCGCGGGCTCGAGCCCCATGACGTCGAAGTAGTTGCCGCTGACGATGCCGACGCGCGCGCGCGCGGGCGCGCCGTCGTCGCCCGCGATGGTGAACGGCACCGCCGACGAGAACTCCGCCAGCTCGGCCAGCGAGCGCGCGCCGGCGCGGTAGTCGGCGACCTCGGGGACGGAGAAGAGGACGTTGTCGCTCGTCGCCGCGGACTGGCGCAGGTACACGAGCCGGTCGCCGTCGCGGTTGGGCAGCGGACGGAGGAGCGTGCCGCGGAGCAGCGTGAACATCGCCGTGTTGGCGCCGATGCCTAACGCGAGCGTGAGCACGACCGCCGCCGCGAACCCCGGCGCGCGACGGAGCCCACGCACGCCGAGCGCGAGATCGCGCGGCAGCTCCTCGGCCCATCGCGTGCGGCGCGTGGCGCGCACCTGCTCCTTGCGGATCTCGAGGTTGCCGAGCGCGCGGAGCGCGGCGGCGCGGGCGGCGTCGGGCGCCATGCCGAGGCGCTCGTTCTCCTCGGTCTGTCGCTCGACGTGGTACGCGAGCTCCGCGTCGAGCTCGTGATCGACGTCGCGGCGGCGGAAGATGGAGCGGAGCCGGAGGGCGGCGATCCGCAGCCAGCGGTCGATGCTCATGCTAGACCTCCTGCAGGCGGACGAGCGCGGTGATGGCGCGGGCGAGGCGATCCCAGTTGCCGGCCTCGATCTGGAGCTGCTTCCGGCCGGCGCGGGTGAGCGAGTAGAACTTCGCGCGCCGATTGTTCTCGCTCTGCCGCCACTCCGACGTGACCCATCCTTCCTGCTCCAGCTTGTGGAGCGCGGGGTAGAGGGATCCGTCGCTGACCTGGAGGACGTCGGCGGAGAGCTGCTTGAGGCGCTGGCCCATCGTCCACCCGTTCATCGGCTCGAGGGCGAGCATCTTCAGGATGAGCAGGTCCAGCGTGCCCTGTACGAGATCGTTCGGCTTGCTCACGGTTCTCTCCCTCGGTTACCGATATGAGAGTACGGACGGGGGGCCGGGCGGGTTTCACTCGGTTACCGAGGCGTCAGACGCCGACCAGCTCCTCCTCGCCCACGTCCGACTCGGCGTCGTCCCACGCCGGCGTCTCGTCGTGGTACCAGTCCTCGTGCGGCGACCCGACGCCGCAGCGATGGCAGAACGTCACGCGCCACTGCTTGCTGCAGCCGGGACAGCGCGCGGCCGTCTCGAACGTGTTCCACACGCACTGGCACCCCGGCAGACAGATCCAGCGGTCCTCGGGGCCGGGGGCCCACTCGCACTGCGGGCAGTAGATGCGGCACGCCATGGCGTCACTCCCGTGTCGGCTCGAGCGTGGACGCCGCGCCGCCGTGATCGGCCGCGAGGCGCCCCGACGTAGGGTATGGATGAAGGGAACGACGCGTCCGCGCAGGGTGCAACTCCTCGTCGGCGGAGGGTGATCGCATGCGGTCCTCACGGTGGCTGCTCGTGCTGTCGTTCGTGTCCTCGTCGCTCGCCTCGGCGCAGACCCCCGAGCTGTCGTTCCGCGACCCGCCGGGGTTCTACCGCAGCGCTTCCTATCCGCCCGCGGACTTCTCGTCGCAGGAGGTGAACGCGTCGCTCCAGGTGTACCCGTTCCGGGTGCTCGGCGACGTGCGGCAGGCCTTCACCCGCACGCTGCTGCGCGAGCTGGTGGACCCGCGCTACCGCGAGGAGAACGTCGCGCCGGGCGTGCGCTTCGACGCCATCTCGCTTCCCGGCGCCGACGTCGTACTGCGCGCGCAGTTCAACGAGGTCGTCGTCGGGCAGCCGCGCCCGCACGTGCGGATGGTCGTCGTGGTGGGACCGGCGGCGGCGATCGTGGACGCGTCGGCCGGCAGCCCGGCCGCGTGGATGCGCATCCTCCCCGCGCTCAACGCGTTCGCGCAGACGCTGCACGTCGCCGCCGCGGCGCCGGAGCCCACGTACGCCGCGCCGACGAGCGCCGACGGCCAGCGGCTGGCCGGGCTCTACATGACGCTGAAGAACAAGTACAACTCGCTGTTCAGCCGGTGGGAGACGGCGGCGTACTACTACCTGTTCTCCGCCGACGGCCGCGTGTACCGCAAGTACGACGACCTCACGGTGCCGGGCAACGACCCCGCGCGGTTCGACTACGCCGGCGCGCAGCGCGCCGACCCGGTGAACTCGGGGCGCTACGTGATCCGCGGCGACGTGGTCTACGTGCGTATGGGCACCGCCGACCAGCCGGAGACGTTCGAGATGCGGCTGCCCTCGGGCAACGTGCTCGTGATCGGATCGTCGCGCTACGAGCGGCAGTGACTCACCGGTCGCCGCCGGGCGGACGTGGCCGCGGCAGCGCCGTCGGCGGTACGAGGTTGTTCAGCCGCATGTAGTTCGCGATCTGGCTGTAGTGGTCCGCCATGTCGATGATGTGTCCCATCACCGGCCCGGCCCTCGTCACCGTGCGCGACTGGCCGTTCGGGAGCTGCTGCGTGACCTGCTCCGCGAGCTTCGCATCGTCGAGCTGCGCGAGCGCGTCCTCGCAGAACTTGAAGGACGCCTTCATCTGCGCGACCAGCTTCGCCTTCGGCCACTTCGCCTTGACCGTATCGGGCGCGCTCGTGTCCCCCGGATCGAGCGCGCCCTTCATCGCGCCGAACTGGTTGCAGTAGAAGTAATTGTCGTCCGCGAGGTGCTGCGCGATGTACCCGATGGTGAGCTGCGCCGCCGTCGGCTTGTACCCGAAGATTCGCTCGGGAATCGAGTCGAACGCCTGGGCCAGACGCTGCTGGAACGCCATCGTCCGCTGCTTCATCACGGTCGTGATCGGATTCGCCGGCGGCTGCTGCGCTCCGAGAGCGATGGGGAAGGCAACGACGACGAGCGCTGCGCGCGAGACTCTCATGCGGTCCCTGCCGGTGAAGAGGGTGACGGAGAATTGACCGGCGCGCGCCATGGCCCGCCAGACCGTCCCGTCACCGTCGCAGGAGATGGTAGACGTCGGTCCGCCGCTGTGCCGGATCGTCGCTCCAGTGTCCATAGACTTCCCACCGCACGCCCGTGAGCTCGCGACCCTGCGCGCGGCACCACTCGATCACCGCGGCGTGCGCCCGGCCGAGCTCCGCGTAGTCGCCCCAGTGCGTCGTGCCCGCGACCTCGCCGACGGGGAGCGGGGCGTACTGCACGGGCCCGATCGGCGCGAACGGCGCCGCGACGCCGACGCCGAACTCGACGTCGGTGGTTCGCTCCGGGCCGCTGCCGCCGCGATAGACGAAGATGTTCTGGCCGTCGACGCGCACCGCCCCGCGCCGCGCTGCGGCGTACACCTGGTCCAGGTACTCGGCGAAGTGCACGGGCACCGCGGCGATCGGCAGCTGCGCGCGCACCGCGGCGATGCCGCGCTGCGTCGCGATCTCCAGCCGGACGGGATGGTCCGAAGACATCGAGATGCTCTCTCCTCGCCGGTGATCCCGCGGCCGCCTAACGCCAGGGCTCAGGAGCCCGCGCTCGGGTTGTCCGCGAACGCCCGCTCGGCCAGCGCGAGCGCGTCATCATACAGCGCGCGATGCGACGTCGCACGATCGAGGTCCTGCGCCGCGAACACGGCGGCGACGAAGCTCTCGGCATCCGCTGGCGCCTGGTCCAGCACCGCGCGCCGCGCCTCGGGCGAGAGGCACAGACCGAGCTGGTCGCAGAGCGCGGCGAGGAGGAACCCGGTCGCTCGAAGATTCAGCATGCCGTAATCTACGGCCGGCGTCCGACCGCTGAGTCGCCCACGGCTTGACGCGTCGTCCGGGCACCGAGAGCTTTCCCTCGCGCACGCCAGCGTCGGCGTGCCCACACCGAGAGGCGCCTGTGCGTACCGCCGTCCCTGTCTCCCACGTGGCCGCCTAGCCCACGTCCGACGGCGTTCGTTCGCTCCACGACGAGGCTCCGCGGCCAGCACCGCGTGACTCCGCACGCCGGTCACTCCGGCCGGCGGCACCCTCGCCCGTCACGGAGCCCCTCGCATGCCTAACGATAATCCGCTCGCGTCCCTCGGCTGGGACGACGAGTGGCGGACGCACTTCGCGCCGTTCGTGAATTCCCTCGTGCCGGCGCGCGTCGTCGCCGAGCACCGCAGCCGGTATCTCGTCGCCGGCGACGGTGGGGAGCGGAGCGCCGTCGTCGCCGGCCGTCTGCGCCACGACGACGACACGACCGACGCCCGGCCCGCCGTCGGCGACTGGGTCGCGGTCGACGCTGGGCCCGACGGTGTCGCGGTGATCCGCGCGGTGCTGCCGCGACGCACCGCGTTCGTGCGCCGGGCCGCGGGGCGCGCCGCGCGACCGCAGGTCGTCGCCGCGAACGTCGACGTCGCCGCCATCGTCGCGCCGCTGTCCGAGCCGCCCAACGCGCGGTGGGTGGAGCGGTTCGTCGCCGTCGCGTGGGAGAGCGGCGCGGTGCCGCTGGTCGTGCTCACGAAGGCGGATCTCTGCAACGACCCCGAGGACGCGGTCGCCGCGCTGCGTCCGTCGGTACCCGGCGTCGACGTCGTCGCGGTCTCGGCGTCGGCGGGGACGCTCGACCCGCTGCGCGCGCACCTCGTGCCGGGGCGCACGCTCGTGCTGCTCGGCAAGTCCGGCGCCGGCAAGTCCACGCTCGTCAACGCGCTGCTCGGCCACGAACGCATGGCGACGCGCGACGTGCGCGACGACGGCAAGGGGCGCCACACGACGACGCACCGCGAGCTCGTGCCGCTCGATGGCGGCGCGCTGCTCGTCGACACGCCGGGGATGCGCGAGCTCGCGCTGTGGGGCGGCGACGGCGGTGTCGAGGCGACGTACGCCGACGTCGAGGCGCTCGCCGATGAATGCCGCTTCCGCGACTGCGCGCACGACGGCGAGCCCGGTTGCGCGGTGGCCGACGCCGTGGCCGCCGGCACGTTAGGCACCGACCGGCTGGCGTCGTGGCGGAAGCTGCGCCGCGAGCTGGCCCATCTCGCGCGTCGGGACGACCCCCGTGCCGCGGCCGAAGTGCGGGCGCGCACGAAGGTCATCATGCGCAACGTGACGCGGCTCTATCGTGAGCGCGGGCGTTGAGGCGCTCCTGGACTCCACGTACGAGTGTTCGTAGGACTGAAGGAAGACTGAAGAGGGACTGAAGAAGGAAACACCAACGAAGTTGTTGGTCCTTCTTCAGTCCTCCTTCAATCCTGCTTCAGTCCCACGAGAAACACGTACGTGGAGGCCGGCCGAGCGCGCCCACGCAGCCTATGGTCGAGGTCGAACGGGCGCGCGAGGCTGTTCCCGGCGACGTCCTCGAGCGCGGCGTCGACGTGCAGCGTGTACGATCCCGGCACCCACTTCGTGATGCTGCACGTCGAGGAGATCGACTGGATCGAGGCGGCGGCGAGCTA
The window above is part of the Gemmatirosa kalamazoonensis genome. Proteins encoded here:
- a CDS encoding ABC transporter permease; the protein is MSIDRWLRIAALRLRSIFRRRDVDHELDAELAYHVERQTEENERLGMAPDAARAAALRALGNLEIRKEQVRATRRTRWAEELPRDLALGVRGLRRAPGFAAAVVLTLALGIGANTAMFTLLRGTLLRPLPNRDGDRLVYLRQSAATSDNVLFSVPEVADYRAGARSLAELAEFSSAVPFTIAGDDGAPARARVGIVSGNYFDVMGLEPAVGRLTTPRDDGPAAAPVAVLSYPYWMEHFGGDAGIVGRTVRLNDIVTTIVGVAQPAPSYPQRTDVFVNTVVSPHHLSATMVTDRSHRMTELFGRLAPGATVEQARLDIERLAARARHDHPEAYAQASHYTIAVSPLKQAVNARASLTVWLLMGAAAFVLLIACANVSNLTLMRGVDREREMLVRAALGAGRGRLRRLLLVENLALALTGGALGVLVAFAGVKLLVAFAAQLSPRAAEIRVDGVVLAVGLATSVAVAIALSFVPRIGGARTLAASLAPAGRRVTLDRGRQRFQQSLVVAQLAVCMVLLTGAGLLARTLTKLASVDTGVRAAHVLTMELPLDGDLLKQVMRQPENLARYERMRDRVAALPGVELASVGSAPPLRSPIIDFDVKAESVALPPDRPTPHPALRMVDGKYFTAAGIPMLAGRPFATTDARGTAAVVIVSRSLARELFGDRDPLGQHVALTGAVLKFTPFSGDWRTVVGVVGDTRDRGLDGGETPTLYMPFAQEAILGGALVVRTTGDPETLQRTILRAVRDVSPRQLVENVATLEALRDKTVAPRRLNALFIASFGALALIIAMVGIAGVLAFSVSARVAEIAIRMSLGANPGRVYRMVLGEGGALLGVGVAVGVLGALAATRAMSSMLFGVTPHDPVTLVGVALVLVAVGVAACWLPAARAAHVDPAVALRAE
- a CDS encoding PadR family transcriptional regulator, encoding MSKPNDLVQGTLDLLILKMLALEPMNGWTMGQRLKQLSADVLQVSDGSLYPALHKLEQEGWVTSEWRQSENNRRAKFYSLTRAGRKQLQIEAGNWDRLARAITALVRLQEV
- a CDS encoding DinB family protein produces the protein MRVSRAALVVVAFPIALGAQQPPANPITTVMKQRTMAFQQRLAQAFDSIPERIFGYKPTAAQLTIGYIAQHLADDNYFYCNQFGAMKGALDPGDTSAPDTVKAKWPKAKLVAQMKASFKFCEDALAQLDDAKLAEQVTQQLPNGQSRTVTRAGPVMGHIIDMADHYSQIANYMRLNNLVPPTALPRPRPPGGDR
- a CDS encoding GyrI-like domain-containing protein, whose product is MSSDHPVRLEIATQRGIAAVRAQLPIAAVPVHFAEYLDQVYAAARRGAVRVDGQNIFVYRGGSGPERTTDVEFGVGVAAPFAPIGPVQYAPLPVGEVAGTTHWGDYAELGRAHAAVIEWCRAQGRELTGVRWEVYGHWSDDPAQRRTDVYHLLRR
- the rsgA gene encoding ribosome small subunit-dependent GTPase A, encoding MPNDNPLASLGWDDEWRTHFAPFVNSLVPARVVAEHRSRYLVAGDGGERSAVVAGRLRHDDDTTDARPAVGDWVAVDAGPDGVAVIRAVLPRRTAFVRRAAGRAARPQVVAANVDVAAIVAPLSEPPNARWVERFVAVAWESGAVPLVVLTKADLCNDPEDAVAALRPSVPGVDVVAVSASAGTLDPLRAHLVPGRTLVLLGKSGAGKSTLVNALLGHERMATRDVRDDGKGRHTTTHRELVPLDGGALLVDTPGMRELALWGGDGGVEATYADVEALADECRFRDCAHDGEPGCAVADAVAAGTLGTDRLASWRKLRRELAHLARRDDPRAAAEVRARTKVIMRNVTRLYRERGR